In one Flavobacteriales bacterium genomic region, the following are encoded:
- a CDS encoding CcoQ/FixQ family Cbb3-type cytochrome c oxidase assembly chaperone, with protein MLKFIKHHMATIDGIDLFPVAAFLIFFIMFIVVLVRTWAMGRREADRFSALPLAEDDTNATTRHAH; from the coding sequence ATGCTCAAGTTCATCAAGCACCACATGGCCACCATCGACGGGATCGACCTGTTCCCCGTGGCCGCCTTCCTCATCTTCTTCATCATGTTCATCGTCGTGCTGGTCCGCACCTGGGCCATGGGACGCCGCGAAGCCGACCGCTTCTCCGCGCTCCCGCTCGCCGAAGACGACACCAATGCCACCACCCGCCATGCGCACTGA
- a CDS encoding cbb3-type cytochrome c oxidase N-terminal domain-containing protein, whose translation MRTDRIPTGRLLALAALSLTTLSAIAQDAAPAAASEPLIRASGTVNYVMLGLAVVQVVLILAMSGILRSMMGSAGWMRKLTERRGPAVLLPLFLLLSGSAQAQAYTAPVTTMSHQELFYLLLVVNLFLFIVLMVQINLLRGTMRAITGVFEEARGEAAPVPQGPTVMQRVMNALTRRPSAEKEQDLLLHHDYDGIRELDNVLPPWWVWLFYGTIAWSVLYLVNMHVVKSWPLQHEEYTEAMDQAKADIAAYMATTAAAVDENTVTVTADATALAGAKASFTQYCAACHGADAAGSETSVGPNLTDAYWIHGGGVKEIFRTIKYGVPEKGMISWKSQLKPTEIQALASYILSLKGTGPATQKAPQGDLWKEEGAAPADSTAAAPADTVRVAGL comes from the coding sequence ATGCGCACTGACCGAATTCCAACGGGCCGTTTGCTGGCCCTGGCCGCGCTCTCACTGACCACCCTCAGCGCCATCGCCCAGGATGCCGCCCCGGCCGCGGCGAGCGAGCCCCTGATCCGCGCGAGCGGTACCGTGAACTACGTGATGCTGGGCCTGGCCGTGGTGCAGGTGGTCCTCATCCTGGCCATGAGCGGCATCCTGCGGTCCATGATGGGCAGCGCAGGATGGATGCGGAAGCTCACGGAGCGCCGCGGCCCGGCGGTGCTGTTGCCGCTGTTCCTGCTGCTCTCCGGCAGCGCCCAGGCACAAGCCTACACGGCTCCGGTCACCACCATGAGCCACCAGGAGCTCTTCTACCTCCTGCTGGTGGTGAACCTCTTCCTCTTCATCGTGCTGATGGTGCAGATCAACCTGCTGCGCGGCACCATGCGCGCCATCACCGGCGTGTTCGAGGAAGCACGCGGCGAGGCGGCGCCCGTGCCCCAGGGTCCCACCGTGATGCAGCGCGTGATGAATGCCCTCACGCGACGGCCCAGTGCCGAGAAGGAGCAGGACCTGCTCCTGCACCACGACTACGACGGCATCCGCGAGCTCGACAATGTGCTGCCCCCTTGGTGGGTGTGGCTCTTCTACGGCACCATCGCCTGGAGCGTGCTCTACCTGGTGAACATGCATGTGGTGAAGTCATGGCCCCTCCAGCACGAGGAGTACACGGAGGCGATGGACCAGGCCAAGGCCGACATCGCGGCCTACATGGCCACCACCGCTGCCGCCGTAGACGAGAATACAGTGACCGTGACAGCGGATGCCACCGCGCTGGCGGGAGCCAAGGCCTCGTTCACCCAGTACTGCGCGGCCTGCCATGGCGCCGATGCCGCAGGGTCGGAGACCTCCGTGGGCCCCAACCTCACCGATGCCTACTGGATACACGGCGGCGGGGTGAAGGAGATCTTCAGGACCATCAAATACGGCGTGCCCGAGAAAGGCATGATCAGCTGGAAGAGCCAGCTGAAGCCCACGGAGATCCAGGCGCTCGCCAGCTATATCCTCAGCCTGAAGGGCACCGGACCGGCCACCCAGAAGGCACCGCAGGGCGATCTCTGGAAGGAAGAGGGCGCCGCGCCCGCTGACA